Part of the Imperialibacter roseus genome, TAGCGGTAGTTGCCGCCAGCCACGTTCGCTACCAGATAACGAGCCGCATTGTACACGACAGTGTTGTAGGCGTATACATCACTCGTCAAGGCCAGAATGCCATCGGACGACATGTTGCCAATGGTACTATTGGCAATCACTACATCAGGAATGTCGTCATCGTCGGGCGTACCTATTCTCAAACCTACCTCCCCATTTTTGATCACGGTATGATTAAGGAAGTTGTCTTTACTCCCCTCCAGGAAATAAATGCCAACCCATTGGCCAGGAGCTTCCCGATAGTCTCGGTCGTTACGGGTATTTCTAAAGATCACTTTTTTGTCTGGCGTTCCCCCGGTAATAAGCGTGCCCAGTACAAACAAATGAGCTCCCGGTTGCATAAGCACTTCAACACCCGCCTTAATAGTTAAAGTTACACCAGGGGCAACAACCAGTGAGTCTGAAACAACATAGGGCATACCAGCTTCCCAGGTTTGATCCTCTTCGATAATACTGAGCCCCTTGTAGTATGACGCATCCTGCGCCCAGGCATCCAGCACCACATTGGTACGGGTGGTGCCTACCACTTCCAGGTAGTCCAGCACTCTCTTCGCTTCGACCTCACCCGTAACGGGTAGCCTGCCATTGACCAACACGAGCAGGCTATCCTTGCCCAGGATTTTGATGTTGTTGAATGCCTTTCCCGACAAGCCATTGATGGTCAACTCAAATGGAGAGCCTTCCAGCTGTTTGAGTCTGATCCCAGGCACTATAACTCCACTCTTGTTGGGGTTGTAAAGCAGCAGCCTGTACGACGGGCTCAACTGGGTGGTCAGCAGCGTGTCGAAGTACAGCGTGTCGGTAGAAAAGTAAAGAGACTCATCAGAAAGCTCAGAAAAAACCTCTTCGTCGGGTGTGCATGCCCACCAAAGGGGAAGAATGAGCAGCCATACGAGTCGACGGGTCAACATAAGTGCATTTTGAACGATGGAAGTGTGGAATTATTCTCCATCCTTCAGCTTCTCCGAGTGGTCGGCAATCCGCAATTGCTCAATAAACTCACCCACATCGCCATCCATAACTGCGGGTAGGTTGTAAACCGTTAACCCTATCCTGTGGTCGGTTACCCGGCTTTGGGGATAGTTGTAGGTGCGGATTTTATCAGAACGGTCGCCGCTACCCACCATCGACTTGCGCTGGGCGCCTACTTCATCGTTGTGTTTTTTCAGCTCTACTTCGTAAATCCTTGACCGCAATACCTTCAGGGCTTTTTCGAAGTTTTTGATCTGCGACTTTTCGTCCTGGCAGCTTACGACAATACCAGTGGGGATGTGAGTCAGGCGAATAGCCGAATAAGTGGTGTTCACCGACTGGCCGCCAGGGCCTGAAGAACAGAAAGTGTCCTTCCGAACGTCGTTCATGTCGATGTTTACCTCCACTTCCTCCATTTCGGGCAGCACGGCCACAGTAGCGGCGGAAGTGTGCACCCTCCCCTGAGTTTCGGTGGCCGGCACCCTTTGCACCCTGTGCACGCCCGACTCAAACTTAAGCATGCCGTAAACGTCTTCACCTGAAACGGTGGCGATAATCTCTTTGTAGCCACCTGACGTGCCTTCGGTCAGATCGAGCACATTCATTTTCCAGCCTTTTTCCTCAGCAAAGCGCTGGTACATACGGAAAAGATCACCGGCAAAAATAGCTGCCTCGTCGCCGCCGGTACCACCTCTTATTTCCAAAATGACGTTTTTGCTGTCATTAGGGTCTCTGGGAATCAGTAGTTGTTTGAGCTCTTCCTCCAGCTCCTCCTCTTTTGGCTCAAGCTCTTCAATCTCCATCTTGGCCATTTCCCGGAGTTCCGGATCCTTCTCTTTGTTGAGCAGTTCTTTGGCTCCCTTCAGGTCGTTCTTTACCTTCTTATATTCCTCCAGCTTAGCAACAATGCGGCTAAGCTCCTTGTATTCCTTGTGCAGTTTGGTGTATTGTGCCATGTCAGCCATGGCATCGGGCTGAACAATAAGGTCGCTTACTTCCTCAAAGCGCTTTTTGATGGCCTCTAGTTTATCGAGCATTCCTGAAAAATTAAGCTGCAAAATTAATAAACCGCTGATCTTTTTTCGATTAAGTGTGGTTATTTTAACAGATCATTAGATAACCCGCCTATGAGAACGCCAATAATCCTTTGCTTGTCCGTGTGTCTGATTGCTGCTGGCTGTGGCCCTATGGACAAAGGGAATAGCGAGGCAGTAAAAAAAGAAATGGAAGACCGAAAAGTGAAGCACGTGCTTCCGTCGCAAATTACTGACAAAGCCAAAGAAAGGGGACTGGCCATTACCGACGCAGCACAAAAGGTTTTGCTTCAAACCCTGATAAAAAAGATTGAGTCGGAGGGCATACTGGGAGCGGTAGAGTATTGCAATTTGAATGCTTTTCCGCTGGTAGACTCGCTATCCAAGGCTAACCATGTTGCCATCAGGCGAGTGAGCAACAAATGGCGCAACCCAAAAGACGCACCCACTGACGATGAAGTAGCCATTATGGAAGCTTACACCTACAGTGTGGAGCAGGGACAAGCCCCGAGGGAAGAAGTATTTATGGAAGACAATTCCACACAAGTAGTTTACACCCGACCCATCATGATGGGCGCTGCGCTGTGCCTCCAATGCCATGGCACACCGGGTAAAGAGCTTACCCAGGAAGTAGCAGACAAAATCAAGGGCCTTTACCCTGAGGACAAAGCCACCGGCTACGAGCTGGGCGAGTGGCGGGGTATATGGAAAGTGGTGTTCGAGAAGAAGGAGTTGGTGTTGGAGTTGTGAGGAATAGTGATTGAGAGGGTAACTGGTTCAACATAGAATCTGAAAATGTGCATTTTTTTTACCCATAATACGGCTGGATCAAAAGAGCTAAGATCTTTATTTGCCGGCTCAGTAAAGAAGAGGTGGAGAACGGGAAAAGAGTAGCCTGTTTGGGCTACTCTCGCACCGAGTTTATAGTTTTTTTGCCGATTTGGACACTACTTTTTTCAATGTTCCCTCAAGCTCCTTCAGCAACTGATCGGCAGCGTCCTCGCACATAGGCTGCACCTTTTCTTTGTCCATGATTGGAATTCCAGCAACAAGCGGAAGGCTCTTTTTGGAAATCCCTTTCTCGTTGATGTCGAACACTTTTTTCCCCTCCTTGTCGTAGCAAATCATGTTGTAGAAGGCCTTAATTTTGACCACCCCGACCCCCATCACTGCCATTTTCTCAAGCTCAAAGCCAATGAACACCATCAAAACTCCGTCAGCTGAAGTCTTAAAAATAGAAGCCATCGCATCTTTGTCGGCCTTACCCATTCCCAGCAATGGCCTGGCGAGATTCTTATACCCTTGCTTTGACAAAACATACATTGCCTTGTCATATTTAGGGTCATAGGCCTGGTACTCAGCGTTGTTCAACACATCATTTTCCGGAAGCAGCTGAAACGGAAATCCTTTGGCAAAGTCGTCGTTAAACGATTTGTAGAAGCTATCGAATACTGATTGAAGATCAAAGTTGTTATTGGCGGCCAAAACGGTGATCTCACTAACAAGACCAGCATTGGTGCCAAAGTCGCCAGGCCCAATTTCTTTGTTCACTGAAAAATTAACGAGAGCCACTTTTTTCTGCGCTTGTGCCTCAGAGCAAAAGATGATTACAAGAAGGATAAAAATAGTTTTTTTCATTTTGTTGGCTGTTAAAAATAAAAGATCACTGAATATTGTCCTTTATTACAACTCAACAAAATTTAATTGCCATTTTATTTAAAAAAACATTATAAAATTGATGCTATCTCTTTCAAAATCATGGTAGAAACATTGGTGTTCGTTGGTCTGTGGGTCATCGAATGTTGAGTTTTATTACACCTCCCCATACCTAAAACAATCCACCACGTGTCATTCGCAAGCTTGTGTGTGGGCGTAAATAGCAGCAATGCCCCAAACTTCGTACCACACCTATTCAAAAGTCTATACAAATACCTTACCTTTAATGCTATCAAATGATAGCATCATGAAGCCTCCCTATCAGATCAATTCGGAAATACTTCGCCTGCTTACTGAGGTGTCGGAGAA contains:
- a CDS encoding right-handed parallel beta-helix repeat-containing protein: MLTRRLVWLLILPLWWACTPDEEVFSELSDESLYFSTDTLYFDTLLTTQLSPSYRLLLYNPNKSGVIVPGIRLKQLEGSPFELTINGLSGKAFNNIKILGKDSLLVLVNGRLPVTGEVEAKRVLDYLEVVGTTRTNVVLDAWAQDASYYKGLSIIEEDQTWEAGMPYVVSDSLVVAPGVTLTIKAGVEVLMQPGAHLFVLGTLITGGTPDKKVIFRNTRNDRDYREAPGQWVGIYFLEGSKDNFLNHTVIKNGEVGLRIGTPDDDDIPDVVIANSTIGNMSSDGILALTSDVYAYNTVVYNAARYLVANVAGGNYRYEHCTFSNYPSDFFREDPSVIFSDNILLANEELLAAPLEARVFNSVIWGTQKEEIEFNTGGGASFIYQVGNSLLKTTNSLLNANNNLINTPPKFFNEFLYDYRPDSLSPLINKAKYLNIDLDNLGHQRDSLPDIGAYEWVPGQKENDEG
- the prfA gene encoding peptide chain release factor 1, with amino-acid sequence MLDKLEAIKKRFEEVSDLIVQPDAMADMAQYTKLHKEYKELSRIVAKLEEYKKVKNDLKGAKELLNKEKDPELREMAKMEIEELEPKEEELEEELKQLLIPRDPNDSKNVILEIRGGTGGDEAAIFAGDLFRMYQRFAEEKGWKMNVLDLTEGTSGGYKEIIATVSGEDVYGMLKFESGVHRVQRVPATETQGRVHTSAATVAVLPEMEEVEVNIDMNDVRKDTFCSSGPGGQSVNTTYSAIRLTHIPTGIVVSCQDEKSQIKNFEKALKVLRSRIYEVELKKHNDEVGAQRKSMVGSGDRSDKIRTYNYPQSRVTDHRIGLTVYNLPAVMDGDVGEFIEQLRIADHSEKLKDGE
- a CDS encoding Tll0287-like domain-containing protein, with translation MRTPIILCLSVCLIAAGCGPMDKGNSEAVKKEMEDRKVKHVLPSQITDKAKERGLAITDAAQKVLLQTLIKKIESEGILGAVEYCNLNAFPLVDSLSKANHVAIRRVSNKWRNPKDAPTDDEVAIMEAYTYSVEQGQAPREEVFMEDNSTQVVYTRPIMMGAALCLQCHGTPGKELTQEVADKIKGLYPEDKATGYELGEWRGIWKVVFEKKELVLEL